Below is a genomic region from Carassius auratus strain Wakin unplaced genomic scaffold, ASM336829v1 scaf_tig00028507, whole genome shotgun sequence.
GTGCCTCCATAATAGGGCTTGTAGTCATCAGCATTTTGTTCCTCATCTGCTGGGTTTGTCCACGCTGCTATCTCTATAAGAGGTTCAGAAATCCTAGCCGTAAGTCAATGTTTGCACGTCAAATTGGCCGAATGTTTTTATAACGTCATTTCAGCGTGGTTCCACCTTTGATTTATTCACACAGCTGTGATTACGACTGCTACGGTCGTCACGACACAATACCTTCCCCAGCCTTCAGCCATCATTCAGGGCAGTCAGTACCTTCCCTGCCAGGCTTTGCCAAATAACCCACCTTATGGAGGCCAACCGATTCCAGCTGGACCACCACCCTCATATCAGGAGACTGGTAAGTTAAGTAAGCAAACGAGACGCCCAAGACTATTTGAGCCAAGATGGCGAACCATCAAAATCATGGCTGTCTTTGGTTTGCCAGTAGGTCCAGGGTATACTTTTCCATTCCATGATGGAGGACAGGCCACGCATCTTCTACAGTCATCACTGCCCACAGACTACACCTCACCTCAACCAGCGTACAACCCTGCTTACACCGGTTCAGTCGCCAAGACCAGTAACTAAACCCAAACTGCTGCATTCTGGAGGGTTACATATTTCTACTCTGCTGTTGTGAATTGTGCAGCTACTTCGGACACTATATTGTCCACCATTGTGTTTACACTTGCTTTGAACACTttaatttgtttctttctctctacTCTAACCAAAGATATTTCCATCGTAGTTATTTTGGCTCCGATCGGTACAGATATTTTGCGATTGTAAATTTACTACGTTGTCAACTTGTCTATCGATTCAACTTAAGCCAATCAAACTAAGCAAGAGTCAAGCTGACTATCAgagttgaaaaataaatgatgcatcTGGTTTACagaagtgtgtctgtgtgcatttata
It encodes:
- the LOC113079560 gene encoding protein shisa-5-like gives rise to the protein MASNILSFLLMSAGLFTTTLGYETCGMLKRDSVVCDFWRSEFCCGTCDERYCCSDPQKKLTIRAQTDCHFKDISHLPKRSPQSDAVSIAVGASIIGLVVISILFLICWVCPRCYLYKRFRNPSPVITTATVVTTQYLPQPSAIIQGSQYLPCQALPNNPPYGGQPIPAGPPPSYQETVGPGYTFPFHDGGQATHLLQSSLPTDYTSPQPAYNPAYTGSVAKTSN